In Cupriavidus basilensis, one genomic interval encodes:
- a CDS encoding integrating conjugative element protein, which translates to MKFRPAFNPFSRRVRRTEIVLALAGALALGSGVAWGQLGYQTSGSVIGDDVMYSIGGGNAVSMGRAAGMRSIGVGVGWNSNLICGDMSIQTTLKNQLNGITNGFQQIMSSVIQSATSAVASLPALIIQRADPGLYNLLTNGVLQARLDFDRSKLTCRAMAEKMAETAGGQLGWSQMAEGLALRDAVSSTDAVSAIEQAETRRGNDGVPWVGGSNAGGSGQPAIKVVGDVTRAGYNLVNGRGVTDTSSIAPASCSSLSCQTWTSPQAAVEWATRVLGEKEQRTCDACTKTETTPGVGLTPLIQEEYDAKLQALQDLVTKAKNTTPENLREAGSASLPITRGVIEALRDEPDQHLLSQRLASEVALASVLEKALLLQRTLLTGKKEPNVAANELAVEAVNHESDTLDREIRNLKTELELRRELANNSPMAIIQRHGARAAGSRGIYEGDPVPDRLDQLQKGNPGSRP; encoded by the coding sequence ATGAAGTTCCGTCCTGCATTCAATCCGTTCTCCCGCCGGGTACGTCGCACGGAGATCGTCCTGGCACTGGCCGGCGCGCTCGCGCTGGGCAGCGGCGTGGCCTGGGGTCAACTGGGATACCAGACCAGCGGCAGCGTCATCGGCGATGACGTCATGTACTCGATCGGTGGCGGCAACGCCGTGTCGATGGGACGTGCAGCCGGCATGCGCTCCATCGGTGTCGGCGTGGGTTGGAACAGCAACTTGATCTGCGGCGACATGAGCATCCAGACCACGTTGAAGAACCAACTTAACGGCATTACCAACGGCTTCCAGCAAATCATGTCGTCGGTGATCCAGAGTGCCACCAGTGCGGTGGCATCGTTGCCCGCACTGATCATCCAGCGGGCCGATCCCGGTCTGTACAACCTGCTCACCAATGGCGTGCTGCAGGCGCGGCTGGATTTCGACCGCAGCAAGCTGACGTGCCGTGCCATGGCCGAGAAGATGGCCGAAACGGCGGGCGGCCAACTCGGCTGGAGCCAGATGGCCGAAGGGCTGGCGCTGCGCGATGCCGTGTCGAGCACGGATGCGGTCTCGGCCATCGAGCAGGCCGAGACGCGCCGCGGCAATGACGGCGTGCCGTGGGTCGGGGGCAGCAACGCGGGCGGCTCCGGCCAGCCCGCGATCAAGGTCGTCGGCGATGTCACCCGCGCTGGCTACAACCTGGTCAACGGCCGCGGCGTGACCGACACCTCGTCCATTGCGCCGGCCAGTTGCAGCAGTCTCTCGTGCCAGACCTGGACCTCGCCGCAGGCTGCCGTCGAGTGGGCCACGCGCGTGCTCGGCGAGAAGGAGCAGCGCACGTGCGATGCCTGCACCAAGACCGAGACGACGCCGGGCGTCGGGCTCACGCCGCTGATCCAGGAGGAGTACGACGCCAAGCTGCAGGCGCTCCAGGACCTGGTAACCAAGGCCAAGAACACGACGCCGGAGAACCTGCGCGAAGCTGGCAGTGCGTCGCTGCCGATCACGCGCGGCGTGATCGAGGCGCTGCGCGACGAGCCCGACCAGCACCTGCTGTCGCAGCGCCTCGCGTCCGAGGTCGCGCTGGCATCCGTGCTGGAGAAAGCGCTGCTGCTGCAGCGCACGCTGCTCACGGGCAAGAAGGAGCCCAACGTCGCGGCGAACGAACTTGCCGTGGAGGCGGTGAACCACGAGAGCGACACGCTCGACCGTGAGATTCGCAACCTCAAGACCGAACTGGAGCTGCGGCGCGAACTGGCGAACAACTCGCCCATGGCGATCATCCAGCGCCACGGCGCGCGCGCGGCCGGTTCGCGCGGCATCTACGAGGGCGATCCTGTGCCGGACCGTCTCGACCAGCTCCAGAAGGGCAATCCGGGGAGTCGGCCATGA
- a CDS encoding TIGR03756 family integrating conjugative element protein, translated as MTRPFDLMRRLRAGVASLLLLSATGSYALNTATIIGSVASPDCLEYRVVGICYWLYCTWTGCTVRTSIKVRHYIPDAVVSSYSNTGENPWVEVQAMSTPNPSAQAGGDGTTNEDHENSLAKFKNADVIGHPGAEVFNQFVSSSGYFCEGAGTAFMPYLLSTLDTLAWRYNVPEMAYPEALIPGRREVGARTTMNLWGNVYPRGGFLHQTDDFKAGAVVAQRAGDVVTRRGQIHVYQPLLANSRDGYWPAGALMEGDASTGKWQELTPVLSSSCTVFPRSGFLTQAQQGDYAWALWRPYACCERRGQVFLGSVDFL; from the coding sequence GTGACCCGACCATTCGACCTGATGCGCCGCCTGCGCGCTGGCGTGGCTTCGTTGCTGCTGCTCAGCGCCACGGGCAGCTACGCCCTCAATACAGCGACCATCATCGGCTCGGTGGCATCGCCCGATTGCCTCGAATACCGCGTCGTCGGCATCTGCTACTGGCTCTACTGCACATGGACGGGCTGCACCGTGCGCACGTCGATCAAGGTGCGCCACTACATCCCCGATGCAGTGGTGTCGTCGTACTCGAATACCGGAGAAAACCCCTGGGTCGAAGTCCAGGCAATGAGCACGCCCAACCCGTCCGCCCAAGCTGGCGGCGACGGAACGACGAACGAGGATCACGAAAACAGCCTCGCCAAATTCAAGAACGCGGATGTCATCGGTCACCCCGGCGCAGAGGTGTTCAACCAGTTCGTCTCTTCGTCAGGCTACTTCTGTGAGGGCGCGGGCACGGCGTTTATGCCGTACTTGCTCAGCACCCTGGATACGCTGGCCTGGCGCTACAACGTGCCCGAGATGGCCTACCCGGAAGCGCTGATTCCGGGCCGGCGCGAAGTCGGTGCCCGTACCACGATGAATCTCTGGGGCAACGTGTATCCCCGTGGCGGCTTCCTGCACCAGACCGACGACTTCAAGGCCGGCGCAGTGGTGGCCCAGCGTGCGGGCGATGTGGTCACGCGCCGCGGGCAGATCCACGTCTATCAGCCGTTGCTTGCCAACTCCCGTGACGGCTACTGGCCGGCCGGCGCGCTGATGGAGGGCGATGCCTCGACCGGCAAGTGGCAAGAACTCACGCCCGTCCTGTCCTCGTCCTGCACGGTCTTCCCGCGCAGCGGCTTCCTTACCCAGGCCCAGCAAGGCGACTACGCATGGGCGCTGTGGCGGCCGTATGCCTGCTGCGAGCGCCGGGGCCAGGTGTTCCTGGGCAGCGTCGATTTCCTCTGA
- a CDS encoding DUF3742 family protein has translation MNTTTRTSTAERLGRAFGRGWRAYARRERRASNWLVSKGMPRAGATALVWVAKLAVLGVLLYVAFWFALVMLGVAAAGWAAAANTSDEDEWPFTDLTELRKTPGYDPNLYNDTSHELYTDD, from the coding sequence ATGAACACGACGACCCGCACCAGCACCGCAGAACGCCTCGGCCGCGCCTTTGGCCGCGGATGGCGTGCCTATGCGCGACGCGAACGGCGGGCGTCGAACTGGTTGGTGTCCAAGGGCATGCCGCGAGCTGGCGCTACCGCGCTCGTGTGGGTAGCCAAGCTGGCTGTACTGGGGGTGCTGCTCTACGTTGCGTTTTGGTTTGCACTCGTGATGCTGGGCGTTGCGGCGGCGGGATGGGCTGCTGCTGCAAATACTTCGGATGAGGACGAGTGGCCTTTCACCGACCTCACCGAGCTGCGCAAGACGCCGGGCTACGATCCCAACCTGTACAACGACACGTCGCACGAGTTGTACACCGACGACTGA
- a CDS encoding JAB domain-containing protein yields MSLVANDSCVEPRFAPMSQSDDWIIRQAIALLEQRVFKKGPSLERPAAVKDYLRLKLAAEPNEVFAIVFLNSMHEVLAYEPMFRGTIHSTSVHARPIVQRALELNAAAVIFSHQHPSGCTEPSSADRALTQTLRAALSLIDVRVLDHLIVGQGTPYSFAESGLL; encoded by the coding sequence ATGTCTCTCGTCGCCAACGACTCCTGCGTGGAGCCACGTTTTGCCCCCATGTCCCAATCCGATGACTGGATCATCCGGCAAGCCATCGCGCTGCTGGAGCAGCGGGTCTTCAAGAAGGGGCCATCCCTGGAGAGGCCTGCCGCCGTCAAGGACTACCTGCGCCTGAAACTGGCCGCCGAGCCCAATGAAGTCTTCGCCATCGTGTTCCTCAACAGCATGCACGAGGTGCTGGCCTACGAGCCGATGTTCAGAGGCACGATCCATTCGACCTCGGTGCATGCGCGTCCGATCGTGCAGCGTGCCTTGGAACTGAATGCGGCAGCGGTCATTTTTTCTCACCAACACCCTTCGGGCTGCACGGAGCCGTCGAGCGCGGACCGTGCGTTGACCCAAACGCTGAGGGCCGCGTTGTCGCTGATCGACGTGAGGGTGCTGGATCACCTCATCGTCGGCCAGGGCACGCCGTACTCGTTCGCGGAATCCGGCCTGCTGTAG
- a CDS encoding RES family NAD+ phosphorylase gives MSHELPSFLIDAGELLQHVSRVVYRGSPLYYGRSSTNRYDDPAGAYGVLYLGRDLPTALMESVFHKHQWLADTQRSIALKEVQARMVRAVGVMDDVFLADLTAQGVMAGYFGLNLEQLASRDYTHTQRVSAQVHAMLGDDGQALFDGVLYPSRNNYPAKSIALFERAGAKVGVIEDIDLVDHVDWPRFVVTYRIGVEPDPGPVGPDDEAS, from the coding sequence ATGAGCCACGAGCTGCCTTCGTTCCTGATCGATGCCGGTGAACTGCTCCAGCATGTGAGCCGCGTCGTCTATCGGGGCAGCCCGCTGTACTATGGCCGCAGCAGCACGAATCGCTACGATGACCCAGCGGGGGCCTACGGCGTGCTCTACCTGGGGCGCGACCTGCCCACGGCGCTGATGGAGTCGGTGTTTCACAAGCACCAGTGGCTTGCGGACACGCAACGCTCGATCGCGCTGAAAGAAGTCCAAGCCCGGATGGTGCGCGCAGTAGGCGTGATGGACGACGTGTTTCTGGCCGATCTCACGGCGCAGGGCGTCATGGCGGGCTACTTCGGCCTGAACCTGGAGCAGTTGGCCAGCCGCGACTACACGCACACGCAGCGGGTGTCCGCCCAGGTGCATGCGATGCTCGGAGATGATGGCCAGGCGCTGTTCGACGGGGTGCTCTATCCGTCGCGCAACAACTATCCCGCCAAGAGCATCGCCCTGTTCGAGCGTGCGGGAGCGAAGGTTGGCGTCATCGAGGACATCGACCTGGTGGACCATGTGGACTGGCCGCGTTTCGTTGTTACCTACCGCATCGGCGTTGAACCCGACCCCGGCCCGGTGGGGCCGGATGACGAAGCGTCCTGA
- a CDS encoding conjugal transfer protein TraG N-terminal domain-containing protein: MTLFTTDYLEYYLTLVSWIVNNGIWAVLVSSGVFALPFVAIVVQEWLKARAEGADEGNKGVLSAARIENRVFVAIVVVMFAGIPFIDVDLSTIQYDSSRSAQCQVSVPQPTETGWSQSFSTINNQSAKVPVWWAFMHALSRAVTSASVAAIPCGTDLRQMRMEIDATRIDDPVLAQEVADFSRDCYGPARAKLFMQRPDLDEQQMHDVTWIGSRFFTDTGGYYDSYRSSTAREAWPYDDTRDAGLAQVANGGGYPTCRQWWSDGSNGLRARLLGQVDPTLLNRLAGWAGFLSRAEVDDSVIRAIASPRQQKLNQGSVYTDYGGQIDKTLPNIVTRATGDVGMAVGAIAAFPAMDVVRQSLPMILALLKMALVICIPLVLVVGTYDLKTVVTVSVVQFALFFTDFWFQLARWIDSTILDALYGWGFGWNRPHTNFDPLVGLNNAFGDMLLMFVMGTMFLVLPGFWLASLTWVGIRAGHVIQGLSDGSKSAGQAGGKGAGALTGGKLK; encoded by the coding sequence ATGACGCTCTTCACGACCGACTATCTGGAGTACTACCTCACCCTCGTGTCCTGGATCGTCAACAACGGTATCTGGGCCGTGCTGGTGTCCAGCGGGGTGTTCGCGCTGCCTTTCGTCGCCATCGTCGTGCAGGAGTGGCTGAAGGCCCGCGCGGAAGGCGCTGACGAGGGCAACAAAGGCGTTCTGAGTGCCGCCCGTATCGAGAACCGGGTGTTCGTCGCGATCGTGGTGGTGATGTTCGCGGGCATTCCGTTCATCGACGTGGACCTCAGCACCATCCAGTACGACAGCTCGCGCTCGGCGCAGTGCCAGGTCAGCGTGCCGCAGCCCACGGAAACCGGCTGGTCGCAGTCCTTCAGCACCATCAACAACCAGTCGGCGAAGGTGCCGGTCTGGTGGGCTTTCATGCACGCGCTCTCGCGCGCCGTCACGAGCGCCTCGGTAGCGGCGATCCCGTGCGGTACGGACCTGCGGCAGATGAGGATGGAGATCGACGCGACCCGCATTGACGACCCGGTACTGGCTCAGGAGGTCGCGGACTTCTCGCGGGATTGCTATGGGCCTGCGCGGGCCAAATTGTTCATGCAGCGCCCGGATCTCGATGAGCAGCAGATGCACGACGTAACCTGGATCGGCTCGCGCTTTTTCACGGACACGGGTGGCTACTACGACAGCTACCGCTCCAGCACGGCGCGCGAGGCATGGCCCTATGACGACACCCGCGATGCAGGCCTCGCGCAGGTTGCCAATGGTGGCGGCTACCCGACCTGCAGGCAGTGGTGGTCAGACGGCAGCAACGGCCTGCGCGCGCGGCTGCTGGGGCAAGTGGACCCGACCCTGCTGAATCGCCTGGCGGGCTGGGCCGGGTTCCTCAGCCGGGCCGAGGTGGACGATTCGGTGATCCGCGCCATCGCGTCACCGCGGCAGCAGAAACTGAACCAGGGCAGCGTCTATACGGACTACGGCGGCCAGATCGACAAGACCCTGCCGAACATCGTGACGCGCGCCACGGGCGACGTGGGGATGGCAGTCGGCGCGATTGCCGCGTTTCCTGCCATGGATGTCGTGCGCCAATCCCTGCCCATGATCCTCGCCTTACTGAAGATGGCGCTGGTCATCTGCATCCCGCTCGTGCTGGTTGTGGGCACCTACGACCTGAAGACGGTCGTCACCGTCAGCGTCGTGCAGTTCGCGCTGTTCTTCACGGACTTCTGGTTCCAGCTCGCACGCTGGATCGATTCAACGATTCTGGACGCGCTTTATGGCTGGGGCTTTGGCTGGAACCGGCCGCACACCAACTTTGACCCGCTGGTAGGGTTGAACAACGCCTTCGGCGACATGCTCCTGATGTTCGTCATGGGCACGATGTTCCTGGTTCTGCCGGGATTCTGGCTGGCGAGCCTTACCTGGGTTGGGATTCGGGCCGGGCACGTCATCCAGGGACTTTCCGATGGCAGCAAGAGCGCCGGCCAAGCTGGCGGCAAGGGTGCCGGGGCGCTCACCGGAGGAAAACTGAAATAG
- a CDS encoding conjugative transfer ATPase, protein MRWKLPWPKPAAPKLAASGAGDDEQPDGWQRHVEALRQVGIPEPGSAVRGRKPATEADEQALYDVAPSFVELLPWVEFLPESKSMLLEDGQSVAAFFELVPLGTEGREPGWLAHARDALENALQDSFDELDENPWVLQLYAQDEPSFDQYMQTLRDYVQPRARGTVFTEFYLRFFAHHLRAVAKPGGLFQDTVVTRLRWRGQTRRVRMVVYRRVTGQGQGQANRRGQTPEQMLNIVCDRLCGGLANAGIQARRLGAADVHDWLLRWFNPRPTLLGPGVEDRERFYAFARYPADTEAGEIELASGRDFSQRLFFSQPRSDVEHGTWHFDGIPHRVLVTDRLRMPPGTGHLTGETRKGDAINTLFDQMPEDTTMCLTMVATPQDILESHLNHLAKKAVGETLASEQTLKDVQEARSLIGSAHKLYRGTLAFYLRGRDEAELDRRGLDLANVMLNAGLQPVREDDEVAPLNSYLRWLPCCYNPAQDRRNWFTQLMFAQHVANLSPAWGRSQGTGHPGNTFFNRGGGPITFDPLNRLDRQMNAHLFLFGPTGSGKSATLNNLLNQVTAIYRPRLFIVEAGNSFGLFSDFARMLGLTVNRVKLAPGSGISLAPFADARRLIETPSDVQTLDADALDEDPPPDASAMEADEQRDVLGELEITARLMITGGEDKEEARMTRADRSLIRQCILDAAEHCVADKRTVLTRDVRNALRARGQDPTLPEMRRVRLLEMADAMDMFCQGTDGEMFDRDGTPWPEADITLVDLATYAREGYNAQLSIAYISLISTVNNIAERDQYLGRPIINVTDEGHIITKNPLLAPYVVKITKMWRKLGAWFWLATQNIDDLPRAAEPMLNMIEWWICLSMPPDEVEKIARFRELSPAQKALMLSARKEAGKFTEGVILSKSMEVLFRAVPPSLYLALAQTEPEEKAERYQLMQQYGCTELEAAFKVAEKIDQARGIESPALELS, encoded by the coding sequence ATGCGGTGGAAACTTCCCTGGCCTAAGCCGGCCGCGCCGAAGCTGGCCGCATCCGGCGCTGGTGATGATGAGCAGCCGGACGGCTGGCAGCGCCACGTCGAGGCCTTGCGGCAGGTCGGCATCCCCGAACCCGGCTCGGCAGTCCGGGGCCGCAAGCCGGCGACGGAGGCCGACGAGCAGGCGCTGTACGACGTCGCACCGTCCTTCGTGGAACTGCTGCCCTGGGTGGAGTTCTTGCCCGAGTCGAAATCGATGCTCCTGGAGGACGGCCAATCGGTGGCCGCCTTCTTCGAGCTGGTGCCGCTGGGGACCGAGGGCCGGGAACCCGGCTGGCTCGCGCACGCCCGCGACGCCTTAGAAAACGCGCTCCAGGACAGCTTCGATGAACTGGACGAGAACCCCTGGGTGTTGCAGCTCTACGCCCAGGACGAACCGAGCTTCGACCAGTACATGCAGACGTTGCGCGACTACGTGCAGCCGCGCGCCCGTGGCACGGTGTTCACGGAGTTCTACCTGCGGTTCTTTGCCCACCATCTGCGCGCGGTGGCCAAGCCCGGTGGCTTGTTCCAGGACACGGTGGTCACACGCTTGCGCTGGCGCGGCCAGACGAGGCGTGTGCGCATGGTCGTCTATCGCCGCGTGACCGGACAAGGACAGGGCCAGGCAAACCGCCGGGGCCAGACACCCGAGCAGATGCTGAACATCGTCTGCGACCGCCTGTGCGGCGGGCTGGCGAACGCCGGCATCCAGGCTCGCCGCCTGGGTGCGGCAGACGTCCATGACTGGCTGCTGCGCTGGTTCAACCCGCGTCCGACGCTGCTCGGGCCTGGGGTCGAGGACCGGGAGCGCTTCTATGCGTTCGCGCGCTACCCCGCCGACACCGAGGCTGGCGAGATCGAACTGGCGAGCGGGCGGGATTTTAGCCAGCGGCTTTTCTTCAGCCAGCCACGCTCGGACGTGGAGCATGGCACCTGGCACTTCGACGGCATACCGCACCGTGTGTTGGTCACTGACCGGCTGCGCATGCCGCCCGGAACGGGACACCTGACTGGCGAAACCCGCAAGGGCGATGCGATCAACACGCTGTTCGATCAGATGCCCGAGGACACGACGATGTGTCTGACCATGGTGGCGACGCCCCAGGACATTCTCGAATCGCACCTGAACCACCTGGCGAAGAAGGCAGTCGGCGAAACACTGGCATCGGAGCAGACGCTCAAGGACGTGCAGGAGGCGCGCTCGCTCATCGGCAGCGCGCACAAACTCTACCGCGGCACGCTGGCCTTCTATCTGCGCGGACGCGACGAAGCCGAGCTTGACCGGCGCGGTCTGGACCTCGCCAACGTGATGCTCAACGCGGGGTTGCAGCCCGTTCGCGAGGACGATGAAGTCGCGCCGCTCAACAGCTATCTGCGCTGGCTACCGTGCTGCTACAACCCCGCGCAGGATCGGCGAAACTGGTTCACCCAACTGATGTTCGCCCAGCATGTGGCGAATCTCTCGCCGGCGTGGGGTCGCAGCCAGGGTACGGGCCATCCGGGCAACACGTTCTTCAACCGCGGTGGCGGGCCGATCACGTTTGATCCGCTGAACCGCTTAGACAGGCAGATGAATGCCCATCTATTCCTGTTCGGCCCCACCGGCTCGGGCAAGAGCGCCACGCTCAACAACCTGCTGAACCAGGTCACGGCCATCTACCGACCGCGGCTGTTCATCGTGGAGGCTGGCAACAGCTTCGGCCTGTTCAGCGACTTCGCACGCATGCTCGGGCTGACGGTAAACCGGGTCAAGCTGGCCCCAGGTTCGGGCATCAGCCTCGCGCCATTCGCAGACGCGCGTCGGCTGATCGAGACGCCCAGCGACGTGCAGACGCTCGACGCCGACGCGCTGGATGAAGACCCGCCACCAGATGCCTCGGCCATGGAGGCGGACGAGCAGCGCGACGTGTTGGGCGAGTTGGAGATCACGGCACGGCTGATGATCACCGGCGGCGAGGACAAGGAGGAAGCCCGGATGACGCGGGCTGACCGCTCGCTGATCCGTCAGTGCATCCTCGACGCCGCCGAGCACTGCGTGGCCGACAAACGCACGGTGCTCACTCGCGACGTGCGCAACGCGCTGCGCGCCCGCGGCCAGGACCCGACGCTGCCCGAAATGCGCCGCGTGCGGCTGCTGGAGATGGCGGATGCGATGGACATGTTCTGTCAAGGCACGGACGGCGAAATGTTCGACCGCGACGGCACGCCGTGGCCCGAAGCCGACATCACCTTGGTTGACCTCGCGACATACGCCCGCGAGGGCTACAACGCGCAGCTCTCCATCGCTTACATCAGCCTGATCAGCACGGTGAACAACATCGCCGAGCGCGACCAATACCTGGGACGCCCGATCATCAACGTCACCGACGAAGGCCACATCATCACGAAGAACCCGCTGCTCGCGCCCTACGTCGTGAAAATTACAAAGATGTGGAGGAAATTGGGGGCCTGGTTCTGGCTCGCGACGCAGAACATCGACGACCTGCCGCGCGCCGCGGAGCCCATGCTCAACATGATCGAGTGGTGGATCTGTCTCAGCATGCCGCCCGATGAAGTTGAGAAGATCGCGCGGTTCCGCGAACTCTCGCCCGCGCAGAAGGCGCTGATGCTTTCGGCGCGCAAGGAAGCGGGGAAATTCACCGAAGGCGTCATCCTCTCCAAGAGCATGGAAGTGCTGTTCCGCGCCGTGCCGCCGTCCCTGTACCTCGCCCTCGCGCAGACAGAACCCGAGGAGAAGGCCGAACGCTACCAGCTCATGCAGCAGTACGGCTGCACCGAACTGGAAGCGGCTTTCAAGGTGGCCGAGAAGATCGACCAGGCCCGCGGCATCGAGTCGCCGGCCCTGGAACTGTCGTAA
- a CDS encoding TIGR03757 family integrating conjugative element protein, whose product MTASLSRFAPGWRTLGRAVALPAALAVFSPATFAADVVVVTDSRHPVKTMGGERLIELDEAHRIEAELSAGLPTDPEQATAIVKRRLNGGGADLQRRIASAYQGVTDAWSLGITSLPAVVVDRRYVVYGEPDVARAVARIEQHRRTQP is encoded by the coding sequence ATGACAGCATCCCTTTCCAGGTTCGCGCCGGGCTGGCGAACCCTCGGCCGGGCCGTGGCGCTGCCGGCAGCCCTGGCCGTTTTCAGCCCGGCCACCTTCGCCGCCGACGTGGTGGTCGTCACCGACAGCCGCCACCCGGTCAAGACCATGGGCGGCGAGCGGCTGATCGAGCTGGACGAAGCCCACAGGATTGAAGCGGAGCTTTCCGCGGGACTGCCCACCGACCCCGAACAGGCGACGGCCATCGTCAAGCGCCGGCTGAATGGCGGCGGTGCCGATCTGCAGCGACGCATCGCTTCCGCATACCAAGGCGTTACCGACGCATGGAGCCTCGGCATCACCAGCCTCCCGGCCGTGGTGGTGGACAGGCGCTATGTGGTCTATGGCGAGCCGGATGTGGCTCGCGCTGTCGCGCGCATCGAGCAGCACCGGAGGACCCAGCCGTGA
- a CDS encoding DsbA family protein → MEQKRPSIPMQVQAFRRRRWRPRWPWVLAAALVALLLIWLVSRTPGESSAPSRAPVSTAQVAGPPWQMGNPEGRFTLTLYADLECPFCREYFPQLKRWVGNNTDVALQWHHQPLAAHEPAASAEARLAECAAEAGGHAAFWQAVEWVYAHTRSDGQGLPDGLRYPETTSAIEQCMASERPNVAIRAQAAEATKSGVTATPSLRLLDRQTGQAILLQGPIEGDALLSAMDLLAAGEMASDAPGSPATPTSEMPADVVGDMPR, encoded by the coding sequence ATGGAACAGAAACGTCCTTCCATTCCGATGCAGGTCCAGGCGTTCCGCCGTCGCCGCTGGCGGCCTCGCTGGCCCTGGGTATTGGCTGCTGCGCTGGTCGCGCTGCTGCTGATCTGGCTGGTGTCCCGGACGCCCGGCGAATCCTCAGCGCCGTCGCGCGCGCCGGTCAGCACGGCGCAGGTCGCTGGGCCACCCTGGCAGATGGGCAACCCGGAAGGCCGTTTCACGCTGACGCTCTATGCCGACCTGGAATGCCCGTTCTGCCGGGAGTATTTCCCGCAGCTCAAGCGCTGGGTCGGCAACAACACCGACGTGGCGCTGCAATGGCATCACCAGCCGCTGGCCGCGCACGAGCCTGCCGCGTCGGCCGAGGCACGTCTGGCCGAGTGCGCCGCCGAAGCGGGCGGGCATGCGGCGTTCTGGCAGGCGGTCGAATGGGTCTATGCCCACACGCGCAGCGACGGCCAGGGCTTGCCCGATGGCTTGCGTTACCCCGAAACAACGTCAGCCATCGAACAGTGCATGGCTAGCGAGCGCCCCAACGTGGCCATCCGCGCGCAGGCCGCGGAAGCCACCAAGAGCGGCGTGACCGCCACGCCGTCGCTGCGACTGCTCGATCGCCAGACGGGCCAGGCCATCCTGTTGCAGGGGCCGATCGAGGGCGATGCCTTGCTCTCGGCCATGGACCTGCTGGCGGCCGGGGAAATGGCCAGCGACGCGCCGGGTTCGCCCGCCACCCCCACATCCGAAATGCCTGCCGACGTTGTCGGCGACATGCCCAGGTAG
- a CDS encoding integrase, giving the protein MPTAIEFIADRLPRVTVEDVRRFADTVEIRDAPAFAAELQAFIHERVEAVTLPANLEGETVAQALQRKAAALRSDTRWTPAETDVQRGRALLLEAFNQPDNLPPAEFAKLADKSRQQIYKDILARRLLALNVGPRGQKLPDWQLDPVKQQLTQTVLQEVEGIDHWTIYRALSEPLEGLGGRSPVDAVTHGTIDDVAEAVFNVLGVQVH; this is encoded by the coding sequence ATGCCCACTGCGATCGAATTCATTGCCGACCGGCTGCCGCGAGTCACGGTGGAGGATGTGCGACGCTTCGCCGATACCGTCGAAATCCGGGATGCACCGGCGTTCGCGGCTGAGTTGCAGGCGTTCATCCACGAGCGCGTGGAGGCGGTGACGCTGCCCGCCAACCTGGAAGGTGAAACGGTGGCGCAGGCCTTGCAGCGCAAGGCGGCCGCGTTGCGCTCCGACACGCGCTGGACACCGGCTGAAACCGATGTCCAGCGAGGCCGCGCCTTGCTGCTGGAAGCCTTCAACCAGCCGGACAACCTGCCGCCTGCCGAGTTCGCCAAGCTGGCGGACAAGTCGCGCCAGCAAATCTACAAGGACATCCTCGCCCGTCGGCTGCTGGCGCTGAACGTGGGGCCGCGCGGCCAGAAGCTGCCCGACTGGCAGCTCGACCCGGTGAAGCAGCAGTTGACCCAAACCGTGCTCCAGGAGGTCGAGGGCATCGACCACTGGACGATCTACCGCGCGCTGTCCGAACCCCTCGAAGGCCTGGGTGGTCGCTCGCCCGTGGATGCGGTGACGCATGGCACGATCGATGACGTGGCCGAGGCCGTGTTCAACGTGCTGGGCGTCCAGGTGCATTGA